Proteins encoded within one genomic window of Streptomyces sp. NBC_01314:
- a CDS encoding ferric reductase-like transmembrane domain-containing protein has product MIVEVLFLTAGTGKNGVLTVAKFFGLHAAVLMLFQLLLVARLPWLDRRIGMDRLTVWHRWVGFTLLWTLLTHAVLVVLGYARLDDASMTKTFFALAGVPASLLGMLAAAIVVVVAAVSARQVRRRLRYETWHGLHLLLYLALGLAFVHQLQETTTFSSSAPAMIYWWALWLFAFGALVTGRIVMPLWRNAYHRFEVVAVVPESDDVVSVHVTGRHLDRLPARAGQFCIWRFPGHNHWWLANPFSLSAAPDGRTLRLTAKAVGSTSAGLRQLQVGTRAFVEGPYGAFTSLHRTRPGALLIAGGVGITPVRAMLEEERAGDVVVLYRVRSEDDAVLVDEVRALVADLGGQLHLLTGRRGEGVPPFEPDSLRALVPDITERDVYVCGPPAMTSAVLSALHRLKVPHLQVHSERFGLA; this is encoded by the coding sequence GTGATCGTCGAGGTCTTGTTCCTCACCGCGGGGACCGGCAAGAACGGGGTGCTCACGGTCGCCAAGTTCTTCGGCCTGCACGCCGCCGTGCTGATGCTGTTCCAACTGCTGCTGGTGGCCAGGCTGCCGTGGCTGGACCGCCGTATCGGCATGGACCGGTTGACGGTGTGGCACCGGTGGGTCGGCTTCACCCTGCTGTGGACCCTTCTCACCCACGCCGTGCTGGTGGTGCTGGGCTACGCGAGGCTCGATGACGCGTCGATGACGAAGACGTTCTTCGCGCTGGCCGGAGTGCCGGCCTCCCTGCTCGGGATGCTGGCCGCAGCGATCGTCGTCGTGGTCGCCGCCGTCTCCGCCCGACAGGTGAGGCGCCGGCTGCGGTACGAGACCTGGCACGGTCTGCACCTGCTGCTGTATCTGGCGTTGGGGCTGGCGTTCGTCCACCAGCTGCAGGAGACCACGACCTTCAGCTCCTCCGCGCCCGCGATGATCTACTGGTGGGCCCTGTGGCTGTTCGCGTTCGGTGCCCTGGTCACGGGACGGATCGTGATGCCTCTGTGGCGCAACGCCTATCACCGATTCGAAGTCGTGGCGGTGGTGCCGGAGTCGGACGACGTGGTGTCGGTCCACGTCACCGGCCGCCACCTCGACAGGCTCCCGGCCAGGGCGGGCCAGTTCTGCATCTGGCGCTTCCCCGGGCACAACCACTGGTGGCTGGCCAATCCGTTCTCGCTGTCGGCGGCACCCGACGGCCGCACCTTGCGCCTCACGGCCAAGGCGGTCGGCAGCACCAGCGCAGGCCTGCGGCAACTCCAGGTCGGGACCCGCGCGTTCGTCGAAGGACCGTACGGGGCCTTCACCTCGTTGCACCGAACGCGGCCCGGTGCGCTGCTGATCGCCGGAGGAGTGGGGATCACACCGGTTCGAGCCATGCTGGAGGAGGAACGGGCCGGCGACGTCGTCGTGCTCTACCGGGTCCGCAGCGAGGACGACGCCGTGCTGGTCGACGAGGTACGCGCACTGGTCGCGGACCTCGGTGGGCAGTTGCACCTGCTCACCGGCCGCCGGGGGGAGGGTGTCCCACCGTTCGAACCGGACAGTCTCCGTGCACTGGTCCCCGACATCACCGAACGCGACGTGTATGTCTGCGGCCCGCCCGCGATGACCTCGGCCGTGCTCAGCGCCCTGCACAGGCTGAAGGTTCCCCACCTGCAGGTGCACTCCGAGCGGTTCGGTCTGGCCTGA
- a CDS encoding FAD-dependent monooxygenase, which produces MPQRAATIVGGGIGGLAAAVALRRRGWRVEVLERSPEFTEIGAGISLWPNALHALEALGLARAVQALGAVEAAGGVRDRQGRWLTRTDNAELARRFGHPLVVLHRADLLRVLTEALPADSLRSGSEVSVVRDGAQGPVVAHRGGESRPDLVIGADGLRSVVRRTLWPDAADPRYAGYTAWRTVTEPLAEPPSEGAAIWGRGARFGYTALPGGRMYCFATASLPAGAASGSSEYAELLRRFESWPDPVPALLTAVPADTVLRHDLYDLPPLPSFVSGRVALLGDAAHAMTPNLGQGACQALEDAVTLAHCLDGTPDVAAALRSYDLQRRPRTQAITRRSARLGAIGQLSWPPAVVLRDTAARLAPTRATLRSMTPVLGWTVPGDPVTEKKSESR; this is translated from the coding sequence ATGCCGCAGCGCGCCGCGACCATCGTCGGTGGCGGGATCGGCGGGCTTGCGGCTGCCGTCGCCCTGCGTCGCCGGGGCTGGCGCGTCGAGGTACTGGAACGGTCCCCGGAATTCACTGAGATCGGCGCCGGCATCTCCCTGTGGCCGAACGCGCTGCACGCGCTTGAGGCGCTCGGTCTGGCCCGCGCTGTCCAGGCGCTCGGTGCCGTCGAAGCCGCAGGCGGCGTACGCGACCGCCAGGGCCGCTGGCTGACCCGAACGGACAACGCGGAGCTGGCGCGCCGCTTCGGCCATCCCCTGGTGGTCCTGCACCGCGCGGACCTGCTGCGAGTGCTCACCGAGGCGCTGCCCGCCGACAGCCTGCGGTCGGGCAGCGAGGTGTCAGTGGTCCGCGACGGCGCCCAAGGCCCGGTCGTCGCTCACCGTGGGGGCGAGTCCCGGCCCGACCTCGTGATCGGCGCCGACGGGCTGCGCAGTGTGGTCCGCCGCACCCTGTGGCCCGACGCGGCCGACCCCCGGTACGCCGGCTACACGGCCTGGCGCACGGTCACCGAGCCCCTCGCCGAGCCCCCTTCCGAAGGGGCGGCGATCTGGGGCCGCGGAGCGAGGTTCGGCTACACGGCGCTACCGGGCGGGCGGATGTACTGCTTCGCGACCGCGTCCCTGCCGGCGGGAGCGGCCTCGGGCTCGTCCGAGTACGCCGAACTGCTGCGCCGGTTCGAGTCCTGGCCGGACCCCGTCCCCGCCCTGCTGACCGCAGTCCCCGCGGACACGGTGCTCCGACACGACCTGTACGACCTGCCACCACTGCCCTCCTTCGTCAGTGGCAGGGTCGCGCTGCTGGGCGACGCGGCCCATGCCATGACCCCCAACCTGGGCCAGGGCGCGTGCCAGGCGCTGGAGGACGCGGTCACCCTCGCCCACTGCCTCGACGGCACCCCGGACGTGGCCGCCGCGCTGCGCTCGTACGACCTGCAGCGCCGCCCGCGGACCCAGGCCATCACACGCCGCTCCGCCCGGCTGGGCGCGATCGGTCAGCTGTCGTGGCCGCCCGCGGTGGTGCTGCGCGACACGGCCGCCCGGCTGGCGCCGACGCGGGCAACGTTGCGTTCCATGACGCCGGTCCTCGGCTGGACCGTGCCCGGTGACCCGGTGACCGAGAAGAAGAGTGAGAGCCGCTGA